In ANME-2 cluster archaeon, the DNA window GATAAATATCTTTGATCTTAACATCCCAGAAAATTGTTGTTTTCTTTACAACGATAGTCACGGGATGTTAAGACTGAGGGTACTTTCATGCTAAATAAGCGGTATTATTGTTGGTTAGTACTGGATATTGGTGAAGGTATTGTAAGACAGGAGCCTAAATGAACACATACTCAAAAAAAGTGGCAGTGGAACAGTTTAGTAAGCGTTCGAATGCCTATGCGGCATGCAGTGCCCTGATGGACCAGGCCGACCTGGATACTGTGGTGGGACTGCTGGACCTGACCGGCATGGAGCGGGTGCTGGATGTGGCTACTGGTACGGGCTTTCTTGCCAGGGCCCTGTCGCCTCATGTGAAAGAGGTCATTGGCATTGATATCACGCCGGGGATGCTGGAGCTGGCGGTACGGGCTACCCGGGAGAATGAGCTTAATAATATTACATGCCTGACCGGGGATGTAGAGCACCTGCCTTTCAGGGAGTCGGAGTTTGATGTGGTAACGTGCAGGTTCTCTTTCCACCATTTCCCAGGACCCCGGATGTCCCTGTGTGAGATGGCCAGGGTGTTGCGACCGGGTGGCAGGTTGGTTATTGAGGATATGTTATCTTCTGAGTATACTACAAAGAGCGAGTACCAGAACAAGATGGAGAACCTGAGGGACCCTTCACACATCAAACACTACAAGGCATCTGAGATTGAGCGGATGCTGCACGAGGTTGGACTGGTGGTGCTTGACAGGGTTGATGGGAGTTCAGATTTTGACTTTGAGCACTGGATAGGGATGGCAGACCCGCCAGCCGGGAATGTGGAGAGTATCCGGGAGATGATGAAGTTGTCGATGGATGGGGACCAGTCCAGGCTGGATGTGCGGGTGAAGGATGGGAGGATGGTGTTTAGTTATACGACAGGGATTGTGGTGGGGAGGAAGGGGTAAGTGGTATCCATTTCAAATCTAAGGGTAATTTAAAAATTATTAGACAAGATTAACAGGATCGACAGGATATACCGCAATGTCAATATCCTGTAAATCCTGTCAAAATACCATCCTTTTTAAAGTGGATACGTTAAGCAGGTAGTCGATATTAGGGGGAAAAACGGGTATAACCCGTTCGAAATGTAACGAGGTCTGTATAGCGATTCCACCTCTCCACTCAAAGGAACCATATCTCCCAAGGCAACTCCCCTACAATCTCCCTGAAAGCCTCAGGCCACTTATCAGGGTCCAGCCACTCATGAAATTCTGAGGCATCTGCAGAGGGAGGTCGTGCGGGCGTTTGTGCGAGTGTGGATGGGGTATTGGTGGAATTCTGTGATAACTTATTCCAGGTAATTCAATATATATTATAGTAGACTATAACATATTTGTATATTTTGTTATAGTTGATTATAACATCACGGCACCGCAAAAATCACATGTTTTTTCACATTAACAACAAATCGGTTCTTCGAGCTTATCAACCACAGTTTTTAGATATCTATGCGATATCCCTGTCTCATATGTTTCATACATTTTTCGCTATCCTTTTGATGAGCAGTTCAGCCGCTTCCACACATACTCCGCCCTCATTCATTAAGTCAATTATCAACTGGGGCCTCGAAACGATCTTCAGGCCATCCTTTTCAAAGGAATTATAAAAAACATGCTCATCTGAGAGTATTAGCCGCACATTTCCTTTACCTACAAGTCCTTTTTTTGAGAGTATATCATGCCACTGCTCCCAATCACTTTCATTTATATAAATATCGACCCTGCTTGGGAACAGGTAATTCTGGACGATATTTTCTGCCTGGTATGTGGTCAATGCATAGGATAGGTGGGACTGCTTGAGGAACTCTAATGGATCTTTGAGCATGTATTCCCTGTGTTTGTGCTTGACACGAACAGACTGCCAGTAATGCAGCAGGGCAGGGTGATCTAAGACTTTGGTACCTTTTACCAGTCCCATTTCGGTAAGTTTTAAGAAAAATTCCCGCACCCATGGGTAAGAGCAGTCAGCCTGTCTGGCAATACTGTATTTGCTGATATTTCCAGAAGGATTGTTTGCGAGTATCCTGAGTATCCTGTCTCTTATTTTTCCGCGCATATTTATGGTGGTAATGTGATGTTTTTATATACTTTACCTATATAGGTAACTTGTATGGGTTATATATGTTACCTTCATAATTGTCACAAACCTCGAAATAAATTCCGAAAGGCATTGACGAGAATGCTCAGGCTTTGATATTTCTTATCGGCTTATTTTACTCCTATGCTTTGTTAAGGCGCATGTATCCTCGTACCACAAATACCACTATTTCTAAAATAACTGGAATCCAGAAATACGAATAATTAATCGCAGCCAAGGAAAAGTTTGCTCCAGAAAGTATGCCTAATGATATTGATGTAACAATAACAATACCTATGATTGAAATTATATAATCAAGATATCGAATATCGAAATGAATTATACCAAAGAACCACAATAAAAATAAATTTATGACACCTAATAACAAGAAAATATTTACATATTTAATGGTTTCAAAAAGTTTAGAATCACCTCTGGAAAATTTAATTTTCAATGGTTCTGATTTATAATCGGATATATTCTGAAATTCAAACCTTAATTTGTTTGCCCCTTCAAAAGACATCTTCAAATTAGATTCATAATTTGAATTGTCTATACTATATTCTTCTGGTATTTCAAAATTTAAAAATTCATTAATTTTAGAAACGTGTATTGGGGTAGATATATTATACTCAAAAATATAATGAAACCCGTTTAATGTTGTTAAAATTCTATTTGAAGTATATTCAAATTCAATATCCACTTCAGTTTTTGTAGTATTGGAAATATATCCAACATATAATGTATTCTCGTTGGAATTGAGGCCTTTACCTAAATAATAAAAAGGTTCTGTAAAATTTCCCGATTTTGCGATACTTTTCAATTCATGATATTCAATTCTAATTGGGACAAACTCATTTCCATTATTTTTAATATTTATTTTTGGATTTGCGGTTACTTCAACGTATTCTGAAATTGGATATTGAAGTAAGTGCTTAGGGTTTTCTCCTTCTACTTTTCTTAATTCGTAATTATAAATTTCTTGAACTAGATTGTTTTTTGGGTCAACTACAATTTTTAATGTAGATACTTGAAGCCTACTTTCCGCAACTTTCAAATTGCTAAAATCTGAATTTATTTTGCACATTTTATTCATCCTGGTAGTATTTTTCACGTGGCACTCCAGCTAATCTAATTACCTCAACCTGTTTAGCCATGATCTCGGTCCGGAAGGTTTGTAACAATGTACTCTTGGACCATAACCGATGAAATTCGATGTTATCAAAGAGAGACAATAACCTGGAAGTGGTTGGTGATTCGCAGTCTCGGTCTTCAGGATAGATAGAAATGCTTCCCAATCCATTTTTCTTCATTCCCATGCGAACCTCTCTTTCAATAAGGGCCTGTATAAGCATCGCGAGAAAAAATACGAAGAGCAAACCTTCGATCCGTGTAACGCTTTTCAACAATACAGGAGCAACTTTATAGGCGGTCTTCAACTGTTCGTGCCTTTTTTCCAACCAGGGCTGATACTTGTACTTGTCCAGTATCTCAACCAACGAAAGATATCTATCATCTGCAGTTACGTATACCCCGTACAAATTGTAATGTGACCTATATAGCGTTTTCAAGGATTTATTCCTCATTATATCCATATATATTGTACACCAAGATATAAAAAAAGGGATTTGCCCCCCCTCACAAAAACCTAATCCCCTCAGGCAGCTCCCCAACAATCTTTCTAAACGCCGCAGGCCACCCATCAGGGTCCAGCCCCTTCTGAGCATAAAAAGCACTCGCCCACCGCTCAAGCCCGATCCTGCTGCACCCCTACCACAACTCCTGGTTGCCCTGGCTCTTCACATTAAAGCCCTTTGATGAGCAGTTCAACCGCCTCCGCACATACTCTACCATCGTTCATCAAATCAATTATCAACTAGGGTATCGAAAACCGAAAACTTACTTAAATAATTGGGGTGAATAAGTAAATGAATGAGGCGCTAGCAGTATAAAAAAGAAAGAAAATCAGGCTTTATCTGAATTAAAATTCTTCCCAATCTTCCAGGGCAATTTTTCTTCCGATGAGTTTCTCCAATTCTTTAATCATCATTTTAAGCTGCGGGACTGAATACTCATCATTGCTGGGAATTGTTAAAACTTTGGTGCCATATCGCATATAGAAATGTCGTCCGCCTGGTTCAGGCGCATTGAAACCCAATTTTACAAGTTTTTTGATAAAAACTCTGCGTTTACATGGCTTCCATTTAGGCATGAGCCCCAGCCTCAATGCCATGTGGAATACCTACATTGATATTCAGATGGTCTATCACAGGCAAAGTATCACCGTGCCGTATTTTGACTATGAGCCAACCTTCAAATACTGATTCAAGCTCTTTCTGACATTCAAAAAGCGTTTTTCCAAAAGCGAGAACACCCGGACATTCTGGTATTTTACCAGAAAAGGTATCATCTTCGAGCTTATCGTATTCAGCTTTGCTCAACGCTTTGTTAATATAATCTATTAGCATCAGGATCACCAATTTTGCATTCTGTATTTTAACTTATCTTATTGTAGACCATTATGCACAAAAGAGTTGTACATAATTTTACATATTTTTTATACAATGTCTCCTGTCCTTATTTGTCATCTCAAGGACAAGCGGGGCTGTTTTGGGCCATTTCGTTTCGAGCTTTTCTGCTTCAGTGAGCCACGCTTTAGCTGCTGATTTAGTCTCCACATCCTTTATACCACTGCCGCTTTCGAGAACCATCTTTCTTAAGTCATGTACTTGTTCGTCAATAGATGCTATTTTCTCGATAATCTCACCATCTGCCATAAATCTTATTTTTATTTTTCGTGTTTAAATAGTTGTGTGAAGTTACTGGTATAACACCCTCACAAAAACCTAATCCCCCTCTGGGGTCGTGTCCTTGATTAATTGACAATATTTAAATAGTTTAAATGTAATTCTCTCTTCAGAGGGGTATAAATGGATTTAGAACTCGATTTATCAGAATTTTATTGTTTGAATGAAGATTGCCCAAATTACGGTAAGAAGGGTCAAGGAAATATAAGAGTCAAAGAGAGATACGGCCCGAAAAATCTGGCGCTATTGAGATGCAATACCTGCACACATTGCTTCAGTGAAACCAGAGGTACGATCTTTTTTGGACTTAAGACCCCAGATGAAGAAATACTTAGGACACTGGCAATGATACCTGAAAAAGGAAGCATACGTGGAACGGCAAGAGCCACAGAACATGATAAA includes these proteins:
- a CDS encoding class I SAM-dependent methyltransferase, which encodes MNTYSKKVAVEQFSKRSNAYAACSALMDQADLDTVVGLLDLTGMERVLDVATGTGFLARALSPHVKEVIGIDITPGMLELAVRATRENELNNITCLTGDVEHLPFRESEFDVVTCRFSFHHFPGPRMSLCEMARVLRPGGRLVIEDMLSSEYTTKSEYQNKMENLRDPSHIKHYKASEIERMLHEVGLVVLDRVDGSSDFDFEHWIGMADPPAGNVESIREMMKLSMDGDQSRLDVRVKDGRMVFSYTTGIVVGRKG
- a CDS encoding type II toxin-antitoxin system HicA family toxin, with the protein product MPKWKPCKRRVFIKKLVKLGFNAPEPGGRHFYMRYGTKVLTIPSNDEYSVPQLKMMIKELEKLIGRKIALEDWEEF
- a CDS encoding type II toxin-antitoxin system HicB family antitoxin; amino-acid sequence: MLIDYINKALSKAEYDKLEDDTFSGKIPECPGVLAFGKTLFECQKELESVFEGWLIVKIRHGDTLPVIDHLNINVGIPHGIEAGAHA